One part of the Mesorhizobium sp. M4B.F.Ca.ET.058.02.1.1 genome encodes these proteins:
- a CDS encoding XRE family transcriptional regulator: MVSTAPRPEQDNGERLLAGDIRALRKARGLTLAEIGLRLGRSVGWVSQVERGLSVPSLGDLRAFADLFGVPISLFFSHDVPVEAERGVVVRAGSRRSLGTSESGLVEELLSPDLGGSFEMLRSEFAPGAELKTEARRPTEEAGYVTSGVFEIEIAGVWHRLGEGDSFRFDGKPFRWRNPGAEPAVVIWVVSPPVY; the protein is encoded by the coding sequence ATGGTCTCGACCGCTCCCAGGCCGGAACAGGACAATGGCGAGCGGTTGCTGGCCGGCGACATCCGTGCGCTGCGCAAGGCGCGCGGGCTGACGCTGGCCGAGATCGGCCTGAGGCTCGGCCGCTCCGTCGGCTGGGTCAGTCAGGTAGAGCGCGGCCTGTCGGTCCCTTCGCTCGGCGACCTCAGGGCTTTCGCCGACCTGTTCGGCGTGCCGATCAGCCTGTTCTTCAGCCATGACGTGCCGGTCGAGGCGGAGCGCGGCGTGGTCGTGCGTGCCGGCAGCCGCCGCTCGCTTGGCACAAGCGAATCCGGACTTGTGGAGGAGCTTCTGTCGCCCGACCTCGGCGGTAGCTTCGAGATGCTGCGCTCGGAATTTGCGCCGGGTGCGGAGCTGAAGACCGAAGCGCGCCGTCCGACCGAAGAAGCCGGCTATGTTACGTCGGGTGTTTTCGAGATCGAGATTGCCGGCGTCTGGCACCGGCTCGGCGAAGGCGACAGCTTTCGTTTCGATGGCAAGCCGTTTCGCTGGCGCAATCCCGGCGCCGAGCCGGCGGTGGTCATCTGGGTGGTTTCGCCACCTGTCTATTGA
- a CDS encoding nitroreductase: MLENNSRIAKDAAIVDEAITSRRSVRAFLPDMVDDETVRDILSVAARAPSGTNMQPWRVYVTKGDVKQRISEAILNSGIRAEKAEWDEYRYYPDQFFEPYLTRRRANGFGLYGALGIGRREVDRMRAQHDRNFVFFDAPVGIIFTVDRRLNKGSWIDYGMFLQNIMVAARGRGLHTCPQAAFAPYHRQIRPVLNIPDEEIVVCGMALGYEDKSKPENEFRTDRAPLEDWVTFSE; the protein is encoded by the coding sequence ATGCTGGAAAACAACAGCCGGATAGCCAAGGATGCGGCGATCGTCGACGAGGCGATCACGTCGCGCCGCTCGGTGCGCGCCTTCCTGCCCGATATGGTCGACGACGAGACGGTCCGCGACATCCTTTCCGTCGCCGCGCGCGCGCCATCCGGCACCAACATGCAGCCTTGGCGGGTGTATGTCACCAAGGGCGATGTCAAGCAGCGCATTTCTGAGGCCATCCTCAATTCAGGCATCCGCGCCGAGAAGGCCGAGTGGGACGAGTATCGCTACTATCCCGACCAGTTCTTCGAACCCTATCTCACTCGTCGCCGCGCGAACGGCTTCGGCCTATATGGCGCGCTCGGCATCGGCCGGCGCGAGGTCGACAGGATGCGGGCGCAGCACGATCGCAACTTCGTCTTCTTCGATGCGCCCGTCGGCATAATCTTCACCGTCGACCGGCGGCTGAACAAAGGATCGTGGATCGACTACGGCATGTTCTTGCAGAACATCATGGTGGCAGCGAGGGGAAGGGGCCTGCATACCTGCCCACAGGCGGCCTTCGCGCCTTATCACCGGCAGATCCGCCCGGTTCTCAACATCCCCGACGAGGAGATCGTCGTCTGCGGCATGGCGCTGGGCTACGAGGACAAATCCAAGCCCGAGAACGAATTTCGTACCGACCGCGCGCCGCTGGAAGACTGGGTAACGTTCAGCGAGTAA
- a CDS encoding sarcosine oxidase subunit gamma — protein sequence MVERQSPLEPEYHPGSHGNFEHGVDVILSETRPGSILQLAAWPGEEKRLMSAIYKVAGLALPDGAGGGVTNGGRSAFGIAPGKFTVIDDAEGLAAAFSGVVTPDVGTVTDLSHGRTAIRIAGPKAEWVLAKFFAIDFALPAFPVGAGRSTTHHDVFAQIQRTGADQFDIYVFRSFARSFWKALCHASEEVGYEVQ from the coding sequence ATGGTTGAACGTCAATCTCCGCTCGAGCCGGAGTACCACCCGGGCTCGCACGGCAATTTCGAACATGGCGTCGACGTCATCCTGTCTGAGACGCGGCCGGGCTCGATCCTGCAGCTCGCCGCATGGCCGGGCGAGGAGAAGCGCCTTATGTCGGCGATATACAAGGTCGCGGGCCTTGCCCTGCCCGACGGCGCCGGCGGCGGCGTCACCAACGGCGGCAGATCGGCATTCGGCATCGCGCCAGGCAAGTTCACCGTCATCGACGACGCCGAGGGCCTTGCGGCCGCGTTCAGCGGCGTCGTCACGCCGGACGTGGGCACCGTCACCGACCTGTCGCATGGCCGCACCGCGATCCGCATCGCCGGCCCGAAGGCCGAATGGGTGCTGGCGAAGTTCTTTGCCATCGATTTCGCGCTGCCGGCCTTCCCGGTCGGCGCCGGCCGCTCGACCACCCATCACGACGTCTTCGCGCAGATTCAGCGCACCGGCGCCGACCAGTTCGACATCTATGTCTTCCGCTCCTTCGCCCGCTCCTTCTGGAAGGCGCTGTGCCACGCCAGCGAGGAAGTCGGCTACGAGGTGCAGTAG
- a CDS encoding sarcosine oxidase subunit alpha yields the protein MSPRRIENGGRVDRLRTIRFTFDGVTYTGHAGDTLASALLANGVTLFGRSFKYHRPRGVLTAGVEEPNALVTVLRGEVREPNIAATMVEIYDGLTAVSQNRFPSLAWDVSAANQLGGKLLSAGFYYKTFMGPVIGPLKGTRFWMFCEHFIRRAAGLGRAGTAADTSRYERMNAFCDVLVVGSGPAGLMAAKAAAEQGARVILTELEPRFGGSANWSGETIDGMPADDWAARVAGQLEGNDNVRLLPRTTVWGYYDGNTLAALERVSDHKESLAKGEPRHRYWAIRARTVVLATGSFERPLVFPGNDRPGVMLAHAAERYANEYGVLPGERIALFTNNDSAYRSALALRKAGAAIVAIVDVRSGLSDEMRRLATEAEAEMLSGHAVVATEGGKALSGLKVQRFDMLSGAPTGDARSIHADCLLMSGGWSPTIHLASQAGAKAEWNPARQAFLPPKPTQRWIGAGAFTGSFSTAEAIAEGRTAGVAAAGGTDAPTALPDVEAAPGEPDPAPVFEIKAAGKSFVDFQHDVTAEDVRLAHREGFISVEHLKRYTTLGMATDQGKSSNVPGLAIMAEALGKPIPEVGTTRFRPPYTAVSIGSLAAERFGDLKPERLTPMHDWHIANGARMYSAGLWYRPMIYGLAGETVEQAYVREAKATRDSAGIVDVSTLGKIAVQGPDAAEFLDRVYTNMFSTLAVGKARYGLMLREDGLAFDDGTTWRLGEQDFLMTTTTANAGKVMQHLEYFLDVIWPELKVTVTSVTDEWAGAAIGGPKARAILATCVTGTAVDNATLPFMGIVRGQIAGVPVMICRLSFSGEMAFEVYSGAGHGTHVWEALIEAGKPSGLVTYGLEALGTMRIEKGHVTGAEIDGRTTARDLHLDWMLSKKKPFIGSAMMDREGLITPDRLQLVGLVSLDNRPFNGGAHIVEELDEANPRDSIGHITACCYSPALGKHIALALVKGGKARHGTRAFVSDPLRNRFGPIEIVSNHFYDPDGSRMHG from the coding sequence GTGAGCCCCCGTCGCATCGAGAACGGCGGCCGCGTCGACCGGCTGCGCACCATCCGCTTCACCTTCGACGGCGTGACCTATACCGGCCATGCCGGCGACACGCTGGCCTCGGCGCTGCTCGCCAATGGCGTGACGCTGTTCGGCCGCTCGTTCAAGTACCACCGCCCGCGCGGCGTGCTCACGGCCGGTGTCGAGGAGCCGAACGCGCTGGTAACAGTGCTGCGCGGCGAGGTGCGCGAACCGAACATCGCCGCGACCATGGTCGAGATCTATGACGGGCTCACCGCCGTCAGCCAGAACCGCTTCCCGTCGCTTGCCTGGGACGTCAGTGCGGCCAACCAGCTCGGCGGCAAGCTCCTGTCGGCCGGCTTCTACTACAAGACCTTCATGGGGCCGGTGATCGGCCCGCTCAAAGGCACCCGCTTCTGGATGTTCTGCGAGCATTTTATCCGCCGCGCCGCCGGTCTCGGCAGAGCCGGCACCGCCGCCGACACTTCGCGCTATGAGCGCATGAACGCCTTCTGCGACGTGCTGGTGGTCGGCTCCGGTCCGGCCGGGCTGATGGCCGCCAAGGCTGCCGCCGAACAGGGCGCGCGCGTCATCCTCACCGAGCTGGAGCCGCGCTTCGGCGGCTCGGCCAACTGGTCCGGCGAGACGATCGACGGCATGCCGGCGGACGACTGGGCGGCGCGCGTTGCCGGCCAACTCGAAGGCAACGACAATGTGCGGCTTTTGCCGCGCACCACGGTCTGGGGCTACTATGACGGCAACACGCTTGCCGCGCTGGAGCGTGTCAGCGACCACAAGGAGAGCCTGGCCAAGGGCGAGCCGCGCCATCGCTACTGGGCGATCCGCGCCAGAACCGTGGTGCTTGCCACCGGCTCCTTCGAACGGCCGCTGGTCTTCCCCGGCAATGACCGGCCGGGCGTCATGCTGGCGCATGCCGCAGAGCGCTACGCCAACGAATATGGCGTCCTGCCCGGCGAGAGGATTGCCCTGTTCACCAACAATGACAGCGCCTACCGTTCCGCCCTGGCGCTGAGGAAGGCAGGGGCCGCGATCGTCGCAATCGTCGACGTTCGCTCCGGGCTGTCGGACGAAATGCGCCGGCTGGCCACCGAGGCCGAGGCGGAAATGCTCTCCGGTCACGCCGTGGTGGCCACCGAGGGCGGCAAGGCTCTCTCCGGCCTAAAAGTGCAGCGCTTCGACATGCTGAGTGGCGCGCCCACCGGCGACGCGCGCAGCATCCATGCCGACTGCCTGCTGATGTCAGGCGGCTGGTCGCCGACGATCCATCTCGCCAGCCAGGCCGGCGCAAAGGCTGAGTGGAACCCGGCCAGGCAGGCCTTCCTGCCACCGAAGCCGACGCAGCGCTGGATCGGCGCAGGCGCCTTCACCGGCAGTTTCTCGACCGCCGAGGCCATCGCCGAAGGCCGCACCGCCGGTGTCGCTGCCGCGGGCGGCACGGACGCGCCGACGGCCCTGCCGGACGTCGAAGCCGCGCCAGGCGAGCCCGACCCGGCGCCGGTGTTCGAGATCAAGGCGGCGGGCAAGAGCTTCGTCGATTTCCAGCACGACGTCACGGCGGAAGACGTGCGGTTGGCGCACCGCGAGGGCTTCATCTCGGTCGAGCACCTCAAGCGCTACACCACGCTTGGCATGGCGACCGACCAGGGCAAGAGCTCCAACGTGCCGGGCCTCGCCATCATGGCCGAGGCTCTCGGCAAGCCGATCCCCGAGGTCGGCACGACGCGCTTCCGCCCACCCTACACGGCGGTGTCGATCGGCTCGCTGGCGGCCGAGCGTTTTGGCGATCTCAAACCCGAGCGGCTGACCCCGATGCACGACTGGCATATCGCCAACGGCGCGCGGATGTATTCCGCAGGCCTCTGGTACCGGCCGATGATCTACGGCCTTGCCGGCGAGACGGTCGAGCAGGCCTATGTGCGCGAAGCCAAGGCCACCCGCGACAGCGCCGGCATCGTCGACGTCTCGACGCTGGGCAAGATCGCCGTGCAGGGACCGGACGCGGCGGAATTCCTCGACCGCGTCTACACCAACATGTTTTCCACGCTTGCCGTCGGCAAGGCGCGCTACGGCCTGATGCTGCGCGAGGACGGGCTTGCCTTCGACGACGGCACCACCTGGCGGCTCGGCGAGCAGGACTTCCTGATGACCACCACCACCGCCAATGCCGGCAAGGTGATGCAGCATCTGGAATATTTCCTCGACGTGATCTGGCCGGAATTGAAGGTCACCGTCACCTCGGTGACCGACGAATGGGCAGGCGCTGCGATCGGCGGGCCGAAGGCGAGAGCCATCCTCGCCACCTGCGTCACCGGCACCGCCGTCGACAACGCCACCCTGCCTTTCATGGGCATCGTCCGTGGCCAGATTGCGGGCGTGCCGGTGATGATCTGCCGCCTGTCCTTTTCCGGCGAGATGGCCTTCGAGGTCTATTCCGGCGCCGGCCACGGCACCCATGTCTGGGAGGCGCTGATCGAGGCTGGCAAGCCATCCGGCCTGGTGACCTACGGGCTCGAGGCGCTGGGTACGATGCGCATCGAGAAGGGCCATGTCACCGGCGCCGAGATCGACGGCCGCACCACGGCGCGCGACCTGCATCTCGACTGGATGCTGTCGAAGAAGAAGCCCTTCATCGGCTCGGCGATGATGGACCGCGAGGGCCTGATCACGCCTGACCGGCTGCAACTGGTCGGCCTGGTCTCGCTCGACAACCGCCCGTTCAACGGCGGCGCGCATATCGTCGAGGAACTGGACGAAGCCAATCCACGCGATTCGATCGGCCACATAACCGCCTGCTGCTATTCGCCGGCGCTCGGCAAGCATATCGCGCTAGCGCTGGTCAAGGGCGGCAAGGCCAGGCACGGCACGCGCGCTTTCGTCTCGGACCCGTTGCGCAATCGCTTCGGGCCGATCGAGATCGTCTCCAACCACTTCTACGACCCGGACGGGAGCCGCATGCATGGTTGA
- a CDS encoding sarcosine oxidase subunit beta yields MAEYSAFSLLKNALSGNKDWKPAWRKPDPKASYDVIVIGGGGHGLSTAYYLAKEHGITNVAVLEKGWLGSGNVGRNTTAVRSNYLLPSNTRFYEHSMKLWENLSHDLNYNVMFSQRGCLNLAHTPAQFDDYARRGNAMRHLGVDAELMTVDQIKRLVPALDVSGSARFPVIGGLMQRRAGSARHDAVAWGYARGADRRGVDIIENCEVTGFLRDGDRITGVSTTRGEIRARKVALAVAGSTGRVMQLAGIDKMPIESHVLQAFVSESLKPIIDTILTFGMGHFYISQSDKGGLVYGGDLDGYNSYAQRGSLPIVDEVMSEMLALFPGLARVRMLRSWGGLCDMTMDGSPIITTGPLPGMYLNCGWCYGGFKATPASGFCFAWTIAKGEPHELNAPFTLDRFYRGLFIDDKGQGATPRLH; encoded by the coding sequence ATGGCGGAATATTCGGCCTTTTCGCTCCTCAAGAACGCGCTCAGCGGAAACAAGGACTGGAAGCCGGCCTGGCGCAAGCCGGACCCAAAGGCATCCTATGACGTGATCGTCATCGGCGGCGGTGGGCACGGCCTGTCGACCGCCTACTACCTCGCCAAGGAGCACGGCATCACCAACGTCGCGGTGCTGGAGAAGGGCTGGCTGGGCTCAGGCAATGTCGGCCGCAACACCACCGCAGTGCGCTCGAACTACCTTTTGCCTTCCAACACCCGCTTCTACGAGCATTCGATGAAGCTTTGGGAGAACCTCTCGCACGACCTCAACTACAATGTCATGTTCTCGCAGCGCGGCTGTCTGAACCTGGCGCATACGCCCGCCCAGTTCGACGACTATGCCAGGCGCGGCAACGCCATGCGCCATCTCGGCGTCGATGCCGAGCTGATGACCGTCGACCAGATCAAGCGGCTCGTGCCGGCGCTCGACGTCTCCGGCTCGGCGCGGTTCCCTGTCATCGGCGGCCTGATGCAGCGGCGCGCCGGCAGCGCCCGCCACGATGCGGTGGCCTGGGGCTATGCGCGCGGCGCCGACCGGCGCGGCGTCGACATCATCGAGAATTGCGAGGTCACCGGTTTTCTGCGCGACGGCGACCGCATCACCGGCGTTTCGACGACGCGCGGCGAGATCCGCGCCAGGAAGGTGGCGCTCGCCGTTGCCGGCAGCACCGGCCGCGTCATGCAACTGGCCGGCATCGACAAGATGCCGATCGAGAGCCATGTGCTGCAGGCCTTCGTGTCGGAATCGCTGAAGCCGATCATCGACACGATCCTGACCTTCGGCATGGGTCACTTTTACATCTCGCAGTCCGACAAGGGCGGCTTGGTCTATGGCGGCGACCTCGACGGCTACAACAGCTATGCCCAGCGCGGCAGCCTGCCGATCGTCGACGAGGTGATGAGCGAGATGCTGGCGCTGTTCCCCGGCCTGGCGCGCGTGCGCATGCTGCGCTCCTGGGGCGGCCTCTGCGACATGACGATGGACGGCTCGCCGATCATTACCACTGGCCCGCTGCCCGGCATGTATCTCAATTGCGGCTGGTGCTACGGCGGCTTCAAGGCGACACCGGCCTCCGGCTTTTGCTTTGCCTGGACCATCGCCAAGGGCGAGCCGCACGAGCTCAACGCGCCGTTCACGCTCGACCGCTTCTATCGCGGTCTCTTCATCGACGACAAGGGCCAAGGCGCGACGCCTCGGCTGCACTAG
- a CDS encoding sarcosine oxidase subunit delta — protein MLITCPYCGPRDVIEFAYQGDGNRERPQPASQDLDAWNAYVYDRLNPAGDHNEIWQHAGGCRAHIRVVRNTLTHEISSTAFAHGGHRSATRHKTEAKS, from the coding sequence ATGCTTATCACCTGTCCCTATTGTGGCCCACGCGACGTCATCGAGTTTGCCTATCAGGGCGATGGCAACCGCGAGCGTCCGCAACCGGCCTCTCAGGACCTCGACGCCTGGAACGCCTATGTCTACGACCGGCTGAATCCGGCCGGCGACCATAACGAGATCTGGCAGCATGCCGGCGGCTGCCGCGCTCATATCAGGGTCGTGCGCAACACGCTGACACACGAGATTTCCAGCACTGCTTTCGCGCATGGCGGCCACAGATCCGCCACGCGGCACAAGACGGAAGCCAAGTCGTGA
- a CDS encoding MFS transporter — MTSLDQNVVVTALPGIGESLARPPSQLGLLITVYVASLIILGGWAADRFGLRNVYCFALLVFASASALCGLSENIWMLVASRALQGFGGALMGTLGQVVILSSFPRDRTLKINMYISLAGQSGPLVGPLVGGTLTTYVSWRWIFYINIPIALIAALLATSLFPSATKPVRTPFDFPGFLLVGSGMALLVFGMDSLAAKDAAAGIIAAELGAAVAILTVASFYCLRVRNPLLDLKLLRIRTFRVSFLTGGGLDTIGLSSVVFLLPLMFQLGFGMSAVQAGSLTFVAAIGSLLTRFMMPRILNRFGFRRVLVTNTPIVACLVAGFASMQASLPAWIVLAYIFIFGVFRSVQWASTGNLSYSDVAPEQLARFSALYYILWQLAVAISVGLAAALLSLLASGGHASVNDFRILFLIEGLITLCALFAYLRLTPQDGAHVSGHGAHVNTE, encoded by the coding sequence ATGACCAGCCTCGACCAGAATGTAGTGGTGACCGCACTTCCCGGCATCGGTGAAAGCTTGGCCCGCCCGCCGAGCCAGCTTGGCCTTCTGATCACCGTCTATGTAGCCAGCCTGATCATTCTCGGCGGCTGGGCGGCGGACCGCTTCGGCCTGCGCAACGTGTATTGCTTCGCCCTTCTCGTCTTCGCCAGCGCCTCGGCACTTTGCGGCCTCTCGGAGAACATCTGGATGCTGGTCGCCTCGCGCGCCCTGCAGGGTTTTGGCGGCGCGCTGATGGGCACGCTCGGCCAAGTGGTGATCCTGTCGAGCTTTCCGCGCGACCGCACGCTCAAGATCAACATGTACATTTCGCTGGCCGGCCAGTCCGGACCATTGGTGGGCCCGCTGGTCGGCGGCACGCTCACCACCTACGTCTCGTGGCGCTGGATCTTCTACATAAACATCCCGATTGCGCTCATTGCCGCGCTGCTCGCCACCTCGCTGTTCCCCTCCGCGACCAAGCCGGTCCGCACCCCGTTCGACTTTCCGGGCTTCCTGCTAGTCGGCAGCGGCATGGCGCTGCTCGTCTTCGGCATGGATTCGCTCGCCGCCAAGGACGCCGCCGCCGGCATCATCGCCGCCGAGCTGGGTGCGGCCGTCGCCATCCTGACCGTCGCGTCCTTCTATTGCCTGCGCGTCCGCAATCCGCTGCTCGACCTCAAGCTGCTGCGCATCCGCACCTTCCGCGTCAGCTTCCTGACCGGCGGCGGCCTCGACACGATCGGGCTGAGCTCCGTCGTTTTCCTTCTGCCGCTGATGTTCCAACTCGGCTTCGGTATGAGCGCGGTGCAGGCGGGATCGCTGACCTTCGTCGCCGCGATCGGTTCGTTGCTGACGCGCTTCATGATGCCGCGCATCCTCAACCGCTTTGGCTTCCGCCGCGTGCTGGTCACCAACACGCCGATCGTCGCTTGCCTCGTCGCGGGCTTCGCCTCGATGCAGGCGAGTCTGCCCGCCTGGATCGTGCTCGCCTACATCTTCATCTTCGGCGTCTTCCGCTCGGTGCAATGGGCTTCAACCGGGAACCTTTCCTATTCGGATGTCGCGCCCGAGCAACTCGCCCGCTTCAGCGCGCTCTACTACATTCTCTGGCAGCTTGCGGTGGCGATCAGCGTCGGCCTGGCGGCGGCGTTGTTGTCTTTGCTCGCCAGCGGCGGCCATGCCAGCGTCAACGATTTCCGCATCCTGTTCTTGATTGAAGGCCTGATCACGCTGTGCGCGCTGTTCGCGTATCTGCGGCTGACGCCGCAGGACGGCGCCCATGTCAGCGGCCACGGCGCGCATGTGAACACCGAGTAA
- a CDS encoding mechanosensitive ion channel family protein produces the protein MFFRLLRLILVLMLAVSAQPSFDAMAQAIGQGSAQLIVDQQKVVQDLAAKTDGLEKKVADDAEDDAALVDVRLQLEDLSRAALNSALAFRSRLADINNRIEVLGPPPAQGQPQEPAIVTNERGALAAEKAEINAVIASAQNLSIRINGLIDKIGVMRSDLFRNFLAKRYELTDALSPQAFSDAHDQFTGLYKAVSSWLIFAFKFKLQAVLAAALMALGLAAVLLVGGRRLFGRIFEPDPSIEAPSYLSRLSVAFWSTLLPSAALSVFLASTVFFFNYYNVLRGDIGVFLNALLAVIAVVFCVNRLTNAALEPRLPNWRLIPVETGPARWLVRLTTAMAVVIGFNNFLSVVNDKMGSPLSLTIARSFVATIIVGVILILMALLKPFRARDGTWRPWPAWLRVTAVALGLFTIAAALLGYIGLALFVSLQVVVTGTVLVTAYIGFLSARAIGEEGGFADTSAGRWLTANSSYDETALDQLGLVVSIAINLMIVLVFLPLILLMWGFQPGDIQAWAYKLATGVTIGSVTISFTGILSGIVVFVIGYFLTRWFQGWLDGSVMARGRVDAGVRNSIRLAVGYAGVAIAGLVGVSAAGIDLSNLALVAGALSLGIGFGLQNVVSNFVSGLILLAERPFKVGDWIVAGDTTGTVKKISVRATEIETFQRQSVILPNSTLINNAVGNWTHRNKLGRVDIKVGVAYGSDVKRVHALLLEIARSHPLVLKNPEPFVLFANFGAAALEFEIRVFLADILNGNIVQNDIRFAIFDEFNSEHIEIPSTPRAVVETTKPEAWPIDDDKMEADFAEKEQAEAEAAVEKARLAKSRRKGSKPDPD, from the coding sequence ATGTTCTTCCGGTTACTTCGCCTGATCCTGGTTCTGATGCTCGCCGTTTCGGCGCAGCCTTCGTTCGATGCGATGGCGCAGGCCATCGGCCAGGGTTCCGCGCAACTGATCGTCGACCAGCAGAAGGTCGTCCAGGACCTGGCGGCCAAGACCGATGGTCTCGAAAAGAAGGTCGCCGACGACGCCGAGGATGACGCAGCGCTTGTCGACGTCCGCCTGCAACTCGAGGATCTGTCGCGGGCGGCATTGAACAGCGCACTGGCCTTCCGCTCGCGCCTTGCCGACATCAACAACCGGATCGAGGTGCTTGGCCCGCCGCCGGCGCAGGGGCAGCCGCAGGAGCCGGCGATCGTTACCAACGAGCGCGGAGCGCTTGCCGCCGAAAAAGCCGAGATCAACGCCGTCATCGCCAGCGCGCAAAACCTGTCGATCCGCATCAACGGGCTGATCGACAAGATCGGCGTCATGCGCAGCGACCTTTTCCGCAATTTCCTCGCCAAGCGCTATGAACTGACGGACGCGCTCAGTCCCCAGGCCTTTTCCGATGCGCACGATCAATTCACCGGCCTTTACAAAGCCGTCTCGTCCTGGCTGATTTTCGCCTTCAAATTCAAACTCCAGGCCGTGCTCGCAGCGGCCCTGATGGCGCTGGGACTGGCGGCGGTGCTGCTGGTCGGCGGCCGGCGCCTGTTCGGGCGCATCTTCGAACCCGACCCGTCCATCGAGGCGCCGTCCTATCTCAGCCGGCTTTCCGTGGCGTTCTGGTCAACGCTGCTGCCGTCCGCGGCGCTCTCGGTGTTCCTCGCCTCGACCGTGTTCTTCTTCAATTATTACAACGTGCTGCGCGGCGATATCGGCGTCTTCCTCAATGCGCTGCTCGCCGTCATCGCGGTGGTGTTCTGCGTCAACCGGCTGACCAATGCCGCGCTTGAGCCGCGCCTGCCCAACTGGCGCCTGATTCCGGTCGAAACCGGGCCGGCGCGCTGGCTGGTGCGGCTGACGACGGCGATGGCGGTGGTCATCGGCTTCAACAATTTCCTGTCCGTGGTCAACGACAAGATGGGCTCGCCGCTGTCGCTGACCATCGCGCGCAGCTTTGTCGCTACCATCATCGTCGGCGTCATCCTGATCCTGATGGCGCTGCTGAAGCCGTTCCGGGCGCGGGATGGAACATGGCGCCCGTGGCCGGCCTGGCTTCGCGTCACCGCCGTCGCGCTCGGCCTGTTCACCATCGCGGCGGCGCTGCTCGGCTATATCGGCCTTGCGCTGTTCGTCTCGCTGCAGGTGGTGGTCACCGGCACCGTCCTTGTCACCGCCTATATCGGCTTCCTGTCGGCACGGGCGATCGGCGAAGAGGGCGGCTTCGCCGACACGTCGGCTGGGCGCTGGCTGACCGCCAATTCAAGCTATGATGAAACCGCGCTCGACCAGCTCGGCCTGGTCGTCAGCATCGCCATCAACCTGATGATCGTGCTGGTGTTCCTGCCGCTGATCCTCCTGATGTGGGGTTTCCAGCCCGGCGACATCCAAGCGTGGGCATACAAACTGGCGACGGGCGTCACCATCGGCTCGGTGACGATCTCGTTCACCGGCATCCTCAGCGGCATCGTGGTCTTCGTCATCGGCTATTTCCTGACGCGCTGGTTCCAGGGCTGGCTCGACGGCTCGGTGATGGCGCGCGGCAGGGTCGACGCCGGCGTGCGCAACTCGATCCGGCTGGCGGTCGGCTATGCCGGCGTCGCCATTGCCGGCCTCGTCGGCGTCTCGGCGGCCGGCATCGACCTGTCAAACCTGGCGCTCGTTGCCGGCGCCCTGTCGCTCGGTATCGGCTTCGGCCTGCAAAATGTGGTGTCGAACTTCGTCTCCGGCCTGATCCTGCTTGCCGAGCGTCCGTTCAAGGTCGGCGACTGGATCGTCGCCGGCGACACCACCGGAACGGTCAAGAAGATCAGCGTGCGCGCCACCGAGATCGAGACCTTCCAGCGGCAGTCGGTGATCCTGCCCAACTCGACCCTGATCAACAATGCGGTCGGCAACTGGACGCACCGCAACAAGCTCGGCCGCGTCGACATCAAGGTCGGCGTCGCCTATGGCAGCGACGTCAAGCGGGTGCATGCGCTTTTGCTCGAAATCGCGCGCAGCCATCCGCTGGTGCTGAAGAACCCCGAGCCGTTCGTACTGTTCGCCAATTTCGGCGCCGCCGCGCTCGAATTCGAGATCCGCGTGTTCCTCGCCGACATCCTGAACGGCAACATCGTGCAGAACGACATCCGCTTTGCCATCTTCGATGAGTTCAACAGCGAGCATATCGAGATACCCTCGACGCCACGCGCCGTGGTTGAGACGACAAAGCCCGAGGCGTGGCCGATCGACGACGACAAGATGGAGGCCGACTTCGCCGAGAAGGAGCAAGCGGAAGCCGAAGCCGCGGTTGAAAAGGCGCGCCTGGCAAAGTCCAGGCGCAAGGGCAGCAAACCTGATCCGGACTGA